From one Gemmatimonadota bacterium genomic stretch:
- a CDS encoding TRAP transporter small permease subunit codes for MKGLRMLSLALDRFSDLWGAIVTVLILAMVAFGSYNAVARYVGRFVGLNLSSNVYLELQWYLFSLIFLLGAGWALRRDAHVRVDVLYSAVSKKAQRRINLIGTFLLLIPFSVFVLWTSIQYVQNSFAAREMSPDPGGLPRYPLKAVIPLCFILLLLQGVSEAIKLFSTEEVEPRSKAEAAE; via the coding sequence ATGAAGGGCTTACGGATGCTGTCCCTCGCGCTCGACCGCTTCTCGGACCTCTGGGGAGCGATCGTCACGGTGCTCATCCTCGCCATGGTGGCCTTCGGGTCCTACAACGCCGTGGCTCGCTACGTGGGACGGTTCGTGGGGCTCAACCTCAGCTCGAACGTCTACCTCGAGCTGCAGTGGTACCTCTTCAGCCTCATCTTCCTGCTCGGCGCCGGCTGGGCGCTGCGCCGAGACGCACACGTGCGCGTGGACGTGCTCTATTCGGCCGTGAGCAAGAAGGCCCAACGCCGGATCAACCTGATCGGCACGTTCCTGCTGCTGATCCCGTTCTCGGTGTTCGTGCTCTGGACGTCCATCCAGTACGTCCAGAACTCCTTCGCGGCCCGGGAGATGTCGCCCGATCCGGGCGGGCTGCCGCGCTACCCGCTCAAGGCGGTCATCCCGCTCTGCTTCATCCTCCTGCTGCTGCAGGGCGTCTCCGAGGCCATCAAGCTCTTCAGCACGGAAGAGGTCGAGCCCCGCTCCAAGGCGGAGGCGGCCGAATGA
- a CDS encoding TRAP transporter large permease subunit, whose product MSMELLAPLMFVAVFLVIFLGYPVAFALGGTSLAFAVIGVEMNHFDWHLFNAMPQRVFGIMSNYVLLAVPYFIFMGLILEKAKLAEDLLTTIGRLFGSLRGGLALGVVFVGALLAAATGVVGASVVAMGSISLPVMLKYGYDKKLSAGVILASGTLGQIIPPSIVLVVLADQLGVSVGDLFLGGLIPGLMLAGLYAAYTVFVAVTRPAAAPALPAEMREQAGGNLAKDVITVLFPPLALILVVLGSIFLGIATPTEAGALGSVGAILLAIGRRRFSRKVLWESARETAALTVMVIFLLIGSTLFALVFRGLNGDLWIEELLTNLPGGKVGLLLIANLVIFLLGFFLDFFEIAFIIIPLVAPAAQLLGIDLVWFGVMIGMNLQTSFLTPPFGFALFYLRGVAPPEVTTRDLYRSVIPFIGIQVVGLLLIVLFPQLVTGLIQ is encoded by the coding sequence ATGAGCATGGAGTTGCTGGCACCGCTGATGTTCGTGGCGGTGTTCCTGGTGATCTTCCTCGGTTATCCCGTGGCGTTCGCGCTCGGCGGGACGTCCTTGGCGTTCGCGGTCATCGGGGTGGAGATGAACCACTTCGACTGGCACCTCTTCAACGCCATGCCGCAGCGCGTGTTCGGCATCATGTCCAACTACGTGCTGCTCGCCGTCCCCTACTTCATCTTCATGGGCCTGATCCTGGAGAAGGCCAAGCTGGCCGAGGATCTGCTCACGACCATCGGTCGCCTGTTCGGCAGCCTGCGGGGCGGCCTCGCGCTGGGCGTGGTGTTCGTGGGCGCGCTGCTGGCCGCTGCCACCGGCGTGGTGGGCGCCTCCGTGGTGGCGATGGGCAGCATCTCGCTGCCGGTGATGCTCAAGTACGGCTACGACAAGAAGCTCTCGGCCGGGGTCATCCTGGCCTCGGGTACGCTGGGACAGATCATCCCGCCGTCCATCGTGCTCGTGGTGCTGGCCGACCAGCTCGGCGTCTCGGTGGGCGATCTCTTCCTGGGCGGGCTCATCCCCGGCCTGATGCTGGCGGGGCTCTATGCGGCCTACACCGTGTTCGTGGCCGTCACGCGTCCCGCGGCCGCACCGGCCTTGCCGGCCGAGATGCGGGAACAGGCGGGTGGCAATCTCGCGAAGGACGTGATCACGGTCCTCTTCCCACCGCTGGCCCTGATCCTGGTGGTGCTGGGGAGCATCTTCCTGGGCATCGCCACGCCGACGGAAGCGGGCGCGCTGGGCAGCGTGGGTGCCATCCTGCTCGCCATCGGGCGCCGGCGCTTCTCCCGCAAGGTGCTCTGGGAGAGCGCCCGCGAGACCGCCGCGCTCACCGTGATGGTGATCTTCCTGCTGATCGGCTCGACGCTGTTCGCGCTGGTCTTCCGCGGTCTGAACGGCGACCTCTGGATCGAGGAGCTGCTCACCAACCTCCCCGGTGGGAAGGTCGGCCTGCTGCTCATCGCCAACCTGGTGATCTTCCTGCTCGGCTTCTTCCTGGACTTCTTCGAGATCGCTTTCATCATCATCCCGCTGGTCGCCCCCGCGGCGCAGCTGCTGGGCATCGACCTGGTGTGGTTCGGCGTGATGATCGGGATGAACCTGCAGACGTCGTTCCTCACGCCGCCCTTCGGCTTCGCGCTCTTCTATCTGCGCGGCGTGGCTCCACCCGAGGTGACCACACGGGATCTGTACCGATCCGTGATCCCCTTCATCGGGATCCAGGTGGTGGGGTTGCTGCTGATCGTGCTGTTCCCGCAGCTGGTGACAGGGCTCATCCAGTAG